The genome window ACATCAATCGTGGATTTCGCGTGCAGATGAACAGCGCAATCGGTCCGTATAAAGGCGGACTTCGTTTCCACCCATCTGTCACACTGAGCATCCTCAAGTTTCTTGCATTCGAGCAAGTATTCAAGAACAGTCTCACAACGCTGCCTATGGGCGGCGGCAAAGGAGGTTCGGATTTTAATCCCAAAGGAAAAACCGATAATGAAGTGATGCGCTTTTGTCAGAGTTTTATGACGGAACTGTACCGTCATATCGGTGCAGATATAGATGTGCCTGCTGGCGATATCGGGGTGGGCGGCAGGGAAATCGGATTTTTGTTTGGGCAATTCAAACGGCTTACAAAAGAATTTAACGGCGTGTTGACGGGCAAAGGATTGAACTGGGGCGGCTCGCTTATCCGGCCCGAAGCAACGGGATTTGGCGTCGTTTATTTTACGGAAGAAATGTTAAAGACGAAAGGTATGAGCATTGCCGGAAAAACCGTAGCGGTTTCCGGCTTTGGCAATGTTGCATGGGGTGCAGTCACAAAAGCGAACCAATTGGGCGGCAAAGTGGTAACGCTTTCCGGTCCGGATGGATTTGTCTATGATCCGGATGGCATCAAAGGCGAAAAGATAGATTATATGCTTGAATTGCGATCGAGTGCAAAGGATGAAGTAAAATCTTATGCTGATAAGTTCAAAGTACAATTCTTTGCAGGCAAGCGTCCATGGAATTTGAAAGTTGATGTTGCAATCCCATGCGCGACGCAGAATGAATTGGATGAGAATGACGCAAAAGAACTGGTGAAGAATGGCTGCGTCTGTGTGTGCGAAGGAGCAAACATGCCGACGACC of Ignavibacteriales bacterium contains these proteins:
- the gdhA gene encoding NADP-specific glutamate dehydrogenase: MNKVIANVKAKNSNEPEFHQAVEEVCESLEPVFARHPEYQAARILERMTEPERTIIFRVPWMDDQGDIHINRGFRVQMNSAIGPYKGGLRFHPSVTLSILKFLAFEQVFKNSLTTLPMGGGKGGSDFNPKGKTDNEVMRFCQSFMTELYRHIGADIDVPAGDIGVGGREIGFLFGQFKRLTKEFNGVLTGKGLNWGGSLIRPEATGFGVVYFTEEMLKTKGMSIAGKTVAVSGFGNVAWGAVTKANQLGGKVVTLSGPDGFVYDPDGIKGEKIDYMLELRSSAKDEVKSYADKFKVQFFAGKRPWNLKVDVAIPCATQNELDENDAKELVKNGCVCVCEGANMPTTMQGFKVFHSAGILFSPGKASNAGGVATSGLEMSQNSMRLPWPKEEVDTRLHQIMKSIHATCVQTAERFGEPGNYVMGANIAGFLKVANAMLEQGLV